From Salipiger profundus, a single genomic window includes:
- a CDS encoding MOSC domain-containing protein, translating into MPALKPTDFSATVTWLGRVPAEGDGLRSVETKMLELGFEGPSGERHAGLTRASCSRVLSQHPRGTEIRNCRQLAIMSAEEMADIAERVGLKLLEPEWLGISVVVEGLPDFTHIPPSSRLQGPDGVTLIVDMENRPCVLPGREIEADREGFGKRFKPAAKGRRGVTASVERPGRLALGDCLRLHVPDQRLWAHVEAL; encoded by the coding sequence ATGCCCGCGCTGAAGCCCACCGATTTCTCTGCCACGGTCACCTGGCTGGGCCGCGTTCCCGCCGAGGGCGATGGCCTGCGCTCGGTCGAGACCAAGATGCTCGAACTGGGCTTCGAGGGACCGTCGGGCGAACGCCATGCCGGGCTGACGCGCGCCTCGTGCAGCCGGGTGCTGTCGCAGCATCCGCGCGGCACCGAGATCCGTAACTGCCGACAGCTCGCGATCATGTCCGCCGAGGAAATGGCGGACATCGCCGAACGTGTGGGGCTGAAACTGCTCGAACCGGAATGGCTCGGCATCTCGGTGGTGGTCGAGGGGCTGCCGGATTTCACCCATATTCCGCCGTCGTCTCGGCTACAGGGCCCGGACGGGGTTACGCTGATCGTGGACATGGAAAACCGCCCCTGCGTGCTGCCGGGGCGCGAGATCGAGGCAGACCGTGAAGGCTTCGGCAAGCGCTTCAAGCCTGCCGCGAAAGGGCGGCGCGGGGTGACGGCAAGCGTCGAGCGCCCGGGGCGGCTCGCGCTCGGGGATTGCCTGCGGCTGCACGTCCCCGACCAGCGCCTCTGGGCCCATGTCGAGGCGCTGTAG
- a CDS encoding methyltransferase domain-containing protein produces MDLLRGIGPLPAGDVVDLGCGSGAAGPALRQLGRPLHGIDLSDAMLEKARAGGCYDRLDRADISTWAPQTPSALIFSNAALHWVGGHGSLIPRLAGHLAPGGTLAVQVPHQNNAPSHRLWLTLAEELFPGRVDPETLPQAMLPAEYHRMLRGLGHVSLWETEYYQELDPEGSGHPVRHFTEATFARPVLAALDETEQARLVRAYESVIGSAYPASESGRVLFPFRRLFFILTVGAGSAN; encoded by the coding sequence ATGGACCTGCTGCGTGGCATCGGTCCGCTGCCGGCGGGCGATGTGGTCGACCTTGGCTGCGGCAGCGGTGCCGCCGGGCCGGCGCTGCGGCAACTCGGGCGCCCGCTGCATGGCATCGACCTGAGCGACGCCATGCTCGAGAAGGCCCGCGCCGGCGGTTGCTATGACCGGCTCGACCGCGCGGACATCTCGACATGGGCGCCACAGACGCCGTCCGCGCTGATCTTCTCCAACGCCGCGCTGCATTGGGTGGGTGGGCATGGCAGCCTGATCCCACGGCTGGCCGGTCATCTCGCGCCCGGCGGAACGCTGGCGGTGCAGGTGCCGCACCAGAACAACGCGCCCTCGCACCGGCTCTGGCTGACGCTGGCCGAAGAGCTGTTCCCGGGCCGCGTCGATCCGGAAACGCTCCCGCAAGCCATGCTCCCGGCCGAGTATCACCGGATGCTGCGCGGCTTGGGGCATGTCTCGCTGTGGGAGACGGAATACTACCAGGAGCTCGATCCCGAGGGCAGCGGGCATCCCGTTCGCCATTTCACCGAGGCGACCTTTGCCCGGCCGGTGCTTGCCGCGCTCGACGAGACCGAGCAGGCCCGGCTGGTGCGGGCCTATGAGTCCGTCATCGGCAGCGCCTACCCGGCTTCTGAAAGCGGACGGGTGCTGTTCCCGTTCCGCCGTCTGTTCTTCATCCTCACCGTCGGGGCCGGCTCCGCGAATTAA
- the ftsH gene encoding ATP-dependent zinc metalloprotease FtsH: MGNARNIAFWVVLFLLILALFNLFSGGGSTLQSREISYSDFVSSVENNNVSTVTIDGEQIRYRSSDGTDYVTVKPQDAQVTDLLIDNGVTVRAEQQEQSGFQAFLLSLLPFLLLIGVWIYFMNRMQGGGKGGAMGFGKSKAKLLTEKHGRVTFDDVAGIDEAKEELEEIVEFLRNPQKFSRLGGKIPKGALLVGPPGTGKTLLARAIAGEAGVPFFTISGSDFVEMFVGVGASRVRDMFEQAKKNAPCIVFIDEIDAVGRNRGSGYGGGNDEREQTLNQLLVEMDGFEANEGVIIVAATNRRDVLDPALLRPGRFDRQVTVPNPDIKGREKILGVHARKTPLGPDVDLRIIARGTPGFSGADLANLVNEAALMAARVGRRFVTMEDFENAKDKVMMGAERRSMVLTPEQKEKTAYHEAGHAVVGLALPQCDPVYKATIIPRGGALGMVVSLPEIDRLNWHKSECEEKMAMTMAGKAAEIIKYGEPNVSNGPAGDIQQASALARAMVLRWGMSDKVGNIDYSEAHEGYQGNTAGLSVSAHTKELIEDEVKRFTQEAYDRAFQILTERKDDWERLAKGLLEYETLTGEEIKRVMRGDPPHSGNDADADSGGDTPSVTSIPKTKPKAKPTGEGGLEPEPSA; the protein is encoded by the coding sequence TTGGGCAACGCACGCAATATCGCCTTTTGGGTGGTCCTGTTCCTACTGATTTTGGCCCTGTTCAATCTGTTCTCGGGCGGGGGCAGCACCCTGCAGAGCCGCGAGATCAGCTATTCCGATTTCGTTTCCTCCGTTGAGAACAACAACGTGAGCACGGTGACGATCGACGGTGAACAGATCCGCTACCGGAGCAGCGACGGCACCGATTATGTCACGGTGAAACCCCAGGATGCGCAGGTGACCGACCTGCTGATCGACAACGGCGTGACCGTGCGGGCCGAGCAGCAGGAACAGTCGGGCTTCCAGGCCTTCCTGCTCAGCCTCCTGCCGTTCCTGCTGCTGATCGGCGTCTGGATCTACTTCATGAACCGGATGCAGGGCGGCGGCAAAGGCGGGGCCATGGGCTTCGGCAAGTCCAAGGCGAAGTTGCTGACGGAAAAGCATGGCCGGGTGACCTTCGACGACGTCGCGGGCATCGACGAGGCCAAGGAAGAGCTCGAAGAGATCGTGGAATTCCTGCGCAACCCGCAGAAGTTCTCGCGCCTCGGCGGCAAGATCCCCAAGGGCGCGCTGCTGGTGGGCCCTCCGGGCACCGGTAAGACGCTGCTCGCGCGCGCCATCGCGGGTGAGGCCGGCGTGCCGTTCTTCACCATCTCCGGCTCCGATTTCGTCGAGATGTTCGTGGGCGTCGGCGCCAGCCGCGTGCGCGACATGTTCGAGCAGGCCAAGAAGAACGCCCCCTGCATCGTCTTCATCGACGAGATCGACGCGGTGGGCCGCAACCGTGGCTCCGGCTACGGCGGTGGCAACGACGAGCGCGAGCAGACACTGAACCAGCTGCTGGTCGAGATGGACGGCTTCGAGGCCAACGAGGGTGTCATCATCGTCGCCGCGACCAACCGTCGTGACGTGCTTGACCCCGCGTTGCTGCGTCCGGGCCGCTTCGACCGCCAGGTCACCGTTCCGAACCCCGACATCAAGGGCCGTGAGAAGATCCTCGGCGTGCACGCCCGCAAGACCCCGCTGGGCCCCGACGTCGACCTGCGGATCATCGCGCGCGGCACCCCGGGCTTCTCGGGCGCCGACCTTGCGAACCTCGTGAACGAGGCTGCCCTCATGGCCGCCCGTGTCGGCCGTCGCTTCGTGACGATGGAGGACTTCGAGAACGCCAAGGACAAGGTGATGATGGGCGCCGAGCGCCGCTCGATGGTGCTGACGCCGGAGCAGAAGGAAAAGACCGCCTACCACGAGGCCGGCCACGCGGTCGTGGGTCTTGCCCTTCCGCAGTGCGACCCGGTCTACAAGGCGACGATCATCCCGCGCGGTGGCGCGCTTGGCATGGTGGTCTCGCTGCCCGAGATCGACCGCCTGAACTGGCACAAGTCCGAGTGCGAGGAAAAGATGGCCATGACCATGGCCGGCAAGGCCGCCGAGATCATCAAGTACGGCGAGCCCAACGTCTCGAACGGTCCGGCGGGCGACATCCAGCAGGCCAGCGCGCTGGCCCGTGCGATGGTGCTGCGCTGGGGCATGTCGGACAAGGTCGGCAACATCGACTACTCCGAGGCCCACGAGGGCTACCAGGGCAACACCGCGGGCCTGTCGGTCTCGGCGCATACCAAGGAGCTGATCGAGGACGAGGTGAAGCGCTTCACGCAGGAAGCCTATGACCGCGCCTTCCAGATCCTTACCGAGCGCAAGGACGACTGGGAGCGTCTGGCCAAGGGTCTGCTCGAATACGAGACCCTCACCGGCGAAGAGATCAAGCGGGTGATGAGGGGCGATCCTCCGCACTCCGGCAACGACGCAGACGCGGACTCGGGCGGCGACACGCCCAGCGTGACCTCGATTCCGAAGACCAAGCCCAAGGCCAAGCCCACGGGCGAGGGCGGGCTGGAACCCGAACCCTCTGCATGA
- the tilS gene encoding tRNA lysidine(34) synthetase TilS, with the protein MTPGAQSLDQRFAGAMGDLLGPDFPSDIALAVSGGGDSMAMLTLAHNWAHVWGTRLWVVTIDHGLRPEAAQEAALVRETCAELGHPHATLRWHRDGTGNVMAEARAARLALIDRWRGGLRHVLMAHTRDDVAETFLMRLRRGSGVDGLAAMAPRRVVAQQVDVPGEITGDAPPTAPRDGGYEVLRPCLSMRRAELRHYLSVLKGRWVDDPSNDDDRFERVRMRRLLADLDAQGLGADCLADTAQRMARSREALARRAADIWERIGVEPQVNGVPTGEIVIDRDGLAPVERETQLRLLAAALQYVASADYRPRADALEAALDRLLSGGSTTLHGCELRCERARIRVFREYSAVAGHLVQMGPRAVWDGRWRLENAALEGLCIRALGEDGWRQVAVKPDVAPPFVSARSLPSVWDGEELIACPAMGVGPACFVALRPANGAAPDFRNFLLSH; encoded by the coding sequence GTGACGCCCGGCGCGCAGAGTCTCGACCAGCGGTTTGCCGGGGCGATGGGCGACCTGCTCGGCCCGGACTTCCCGTCCGACATCGCGCTCGCCGTCTCGGGCGGCGGCGACAGCATGGCCATGCTCACGCTCGCGCACAACTGGGCGCATGTCTGGGGCACGCGGCTCTGGGTCGTCACCATCGATCACGGGCTGCGCCCCGAGGCCGCGCAGGAAGCCGCGCTGGTGCGCGAGACCTGCGCGGAGCTCGGTCATCCACATGCCACGCTGCGCTGGCACCGGGATGGCACCGGCAACGTCATGGCCGAGGCGCGCGCCGCCCGACTCGCGCTGATCGACCGCTGGCGCGGCGGCCTTCGCCACGTGCTGATGGCGCACACCCGCGACGACGTGGCCGAAACCTTCCTCATGCGCCTGCGCCGGGGATCGGGCGTCGACGGGCTGGCGGCGATGGCGCCACGCCGGGTCGTCGCGCAGCAGGTCGACGTTCCGGGCGAGATCACCGGCGACGCGCCTCCAACCGCGCCACGGGACGGCGGCTACGAGGTGCTGCGCCCGTGCCTGTCGATGCGCCGCGCCGAGTTGCGCCATTACCTGTCCGTGCTCAAGGGCCGCTGGGTCGACGATCCCTCGAACGACGATGACCGCTTCGAGCGGGTGCGGATGCGGCGGCTGCTGGCGGATCTCGACGCGCAGGGGCTGGGCGCGGACTGCCTTGCCGACACCGCGCAGCGCATGGCGCGCAGCCGCGAGGCGCTGGCGCGCCGGGCCGCCGACATCTGGGAGCGGATCGGCGTCGAGCCGCAGGTGAACGGCGTGCCGACCGGCGAAATCGTGATCGACCGTGACGGCCTTGCCCCGGTCGAGCGTGAGACCCAGCTGCGGCTGCTCGCGGCGGCGCTCCAGTATGTCGCCTCGGCGGACTACCGCCCGCGCGCCGACGCGCTGGAGGCGGCGCTCGACCGGCTGCTCTCGGGTGGTAGCACAACCCTGCACGGCTGCGAGTTGCGCTGCGAGCGCGCCCGGATCCGGGTGTTTCGCGAATACAGCGCGGTGGCCGGGCATCTTGTCCAGATGGGGCCCCGCGCTGTCTGGGACGGTCGCTGGCGGCTGGAAAACGCCGCGCTGGAAGGACTTTGCATCCGCGCGCTCGGCGAGGACGGCTGGCGCCAGGTTGCCGTGAAGCCGGACGTGGCGCCGCCCTTCGTCTCGGCCCGCAGCCTGCCCTCGGTGTGGGACGGGGAAGAGCTGATCGCCTGCCCCGCGATGGGGGTCGGACCGGCCTGTTTCGTCGCGCTGCGACCGGCGAACGGGGCCGCTCCGGATTTCCGGAACTTCCTTCTTTCGCATTGA
- the ybgF gene encoding tol-pal system protein YbgF, whose amino-acid sequence MRFVALALCLGLAATGAEAQDSETLADIRQDLSILKGSLLGLKQELNTTGASDVQVSGSMLDRVNAIESELQRLTARSEELQHRIDTVVEDGSNRIGDLEFRLCELEPGCDIGSLGDTPLLGGAAGVPAAPAPSPAPATGGGSGDLPAGGAELAIGERTDFQNARDALDSGDYETAASGFEAFRQSYPGSPLEPAALLAEGRALTAIGDIREAARRFLDTYANYPEAEAAPEALWRLGAALGELGSLNEACVTLGEVSTRYPGTPAVSEAQAESERLGCQ is encoded by the coding sequence ATGCGGTTCGTTGCCCTCGCACTCTGTCTCGGGCTCGCCGCCACCGGCGCGGAGGCCCAGGATTCCGAAACGCTCGCCGACATCCGGCAGGATCTGTCGATCCTGAAGGGGTCGCTGCTGGGGCTCAAGCAGGAGCTGAACACCACCGGCGCGAGCGATGTGCAGGTCAGCGGAAGCATGCTCGACCGGGTCAACGCCATCGAAAGCGAGCTGCAGCGCCTCACGGCGCGCAGCGAGGAATTGCAGCACCGGATCGACACCGTGGTCGAAGACGGCAGCAACCGGATCGGCGATCTCGAGTTCCGGCTCTGCGAGCTCGAGCCCGGTTGCGATATCGGCAGCCTCGGCGACACGCCGCTGCTGGGCGGGGCCGCCGGTGTCCCGGCCGCGCCGGCGCCGTCGCCGGCGCCCGCCACGGGCGGCGGGTCGGGCGATCTGCCGGCGGGTGGGGCAGAGCTTGCCATCGGCGAGAGGACCGACTTCCAGAACGCGCGTGACGCGCTCGACAGCGGCGATTACGAGACCGCCGCCAGCGGTTTCGAGGCCTTCCGCCAGAGCTACCCCGGCAGCCCGCTCGAACCCGCGGCGCTGCTGGCCGAGGGCCGCGCGCTGACCGCCATCGGCGACATCCGCGAAGCGGCGCGCCGCTTCCTCGACACCTACGCGAACTACCCCGAGGCCGAAGCCGCCCCCGAGGCGCTGTGGCGGCTCGGCGCCGCGCTCGGCGAGCTGGGCAGTCTCAACGAGGCCTGCGTCACCCTCGGCGAGGTGTCGACGCGCTACCCCGGCACCCCAGCCGTGTCCGAGGCGCAGGCGGAAAGCGAGCGTCTCGGCTGCCAGTGA
- the pal gene encoding peptidoglycan-associated lipoprotein Pal: MTYLSKAMILAAVLGLSACTSGDRFGSGSDAGAYGSGAGAAGGVVPGSANDPQSPAYFSQTIGDRVFFAVDQSTLSPEAQATLDAQAQWLMTNSDYLAVIEGHADEQGTREYNIALGARRANATMEYLVSKGVASNRLRFVSYGKERPVEVCSEEACYAKNRRAVTVISMGAGV; this comes from the coding sequence ATGACATATCTTTCCAAGGCCATGATCCTTGCCGCCGTCCTCGGCCTCTCGGCCTGTACCAGCGGCGACCGTTTCGGCAGCGGCAGCGATGCCGGCGCCTATGGCTCCGGCGCGGGTGCCGCGGGCGGCGTCGTTCCGGGCAGTGCCAACGATCCGCAATCGCCGGCCTACTTCAGCCAGACCATCGGCGACCGCGTGTTCTTCGCCGTCGACCAGTCGACGCTGAGCCCCGAGGCGCAGGCGACGCTCGATGCGCAGGCGCAATGGCTGATGACCAACAGCGACTACCTCGCCGTGATCGAGGGCCACGCGGACGAGCAGGGCACGCGCGAATACAACATCGCGCTCGGCGCCCGCCGGGCCAACGCGACGATGGAATACCTCGTGTCCAAGGGCGTGGCGTCGAACCGTCTGCGCTTCGTCAGCTACGGCAAGGAGCGCCCGGTCGAGGTCTGCTCGGAAGAGGCCTGCTACGCCAAGAACCGCCGCGCGGTGACGGTCATCTCGATGGGCGCCGGGGTCTGA
- the tolB gene encoding Tol-Pal system beta propeller repeat protein TolB translates to MRHVVAMCLALIAMVLAGMPTGARAQDGPLRIEITEGTIEPMAYAVPQFVAETPGAQQYAQQITRVIADDLTGTGLFREIPQEAHISQITSFQSPVQFADWKAINALVLITGAVSEENGRVSVKFRVYDVFAGTELGQGMQFAATEDGWRRLSHKVADQVYSRLTGESGYFDSRVVFVSESGPKDQRAKRLAIMDYDGANVQYLTDSRSIVLAPRFSPNGDRVLYTSYETGEPRVHVLNVGSVQSRILQSGSGVMSFAPRFSPDGSKVVYSVTSGSNTDIYQMDIASGSTTQLTFTPAIETAPSFSPDGSRIVFESDRSGTQQLYVMPATGGEATRISFGQGRYGTPVWSPRGDLIAFTKQNQGRFHIGVMRTDGSEERLLTASRLDEGPTWAPNGRVIMFSRETQGAQGTSSLYTVDVAGRKLTRVRTPDGASDPSWGPLQ, encoded by the coding sequence ATGAGACATGTCGTGGCGATGTGCCTCGCGCTGATCGCGATGGTGCTGGCGGGGATGCCGACGGGCGCACGGGCGCAGGACGGCCCGCTGAGGATCGAGATCACCGAGGGCACGATCGAGCCCATGGCCTATGCCGTGCCGCAGTTCGTGGCCGAGACCCCGGGGGCGCAGCAATACGCCCAGCAGATCACCCGGGTCATCGCCGACGACCTCACCGGGACGGGGCTCTTCCGCGAGATCCCGCAGGAGGCGCACATCAGCCAGATCACCTCGTTCCAGAGCCCGGTGCAGTTCGCCGACTGGAAGGCGATCAACGCGCTGGTGCTGATCACCGGTGCCGTGTCCGAGGAGAATGGCCGCGTCAGCGTCAAGTTCCGCGTCTACGACGTGTTCGCCGGCACCGAGCTGGGGCAGGGCATGCAGTTCGCCGCGACCGAGGACGGATGGCGGCGGCTGTCGCACAAGGTCGCCGACCAGGTCTACTCGCGGCTGACCGGCGAGAGCGGCTATTTCGACAGCCGCGTCGTCTTCGTCTCGGAAAGCGGCCCCAAGGACCAGCGCGCCAAGCGGCTGGCGATCATGGATTACGACGGGGCGAACGTGCAGTACCTGACCGACTCGCGCTCGATCGTGCTGGCGCCGCGCTTCTCGCCCAACGGCGACCGGGTGCTCTACACCAGCTACGAGACCGGCGAGCCGCGGGTGCACGTGCTTAACGTGGGCTCGGTGCAAAGCCGCATCCTGCAGTCCGGCTCGGGCGTGATGAGCTTCGCGCCGCGCTTCTCGCCCGACGGCAGCAAGGTCGTCTACTCGGTCACCTCGGGGTCGAACACCGACATCTACCAGATGGACATCGCCAGCGGGTCGACGACGCAGCTGACCTTCACCCCGGCGATCGAGACCGCGCCGAGCTTTTCGCCCGACGGCAGCCGGATCGTCTTCGAGAGCGACCGGTCGGGCACGCAGCAGCTCTACGTGATGCCCGCCACCGGCGGCGAGGCGACCCGGATCAGCTTCGGACAGGGCCGCTACGGCACCCCGGTCTGGTCGCCGCGCGGTGACCTCATCGCCTTTACCAAGCAGAACCAGGGCCGCTTCCACATCGGCGTGATGCGCACCGACGGCAGCGAAGAGCGCCTGCTGACCGCCTCGCGGCTCGACGAGGGGCCGACCTGGGCGCCGAACGGCCGGGTCATCATGTTTTCGCGCGAGACGCAGGGCGCGCAGGGCACGTCGTCGCTCTACACCGTGGACGTGGCCGGTCGGAAGCTGACCCGGGTGCGCACGCCCGATGGCGCCTCGGACCCGTCCTGGGGCCCGTTGCAGTAA